The Mucilaginibacter rubeus genomic interval TCATTGGCCAGCGGATGGTGCATCATCAGGAAAGGGCCAATCAATAGTTCGTCGTGTAGTTCGATATTCAGGTTGTGGTAATGTTTATCTGCAATGATATCATGATTGCCCCGGATCAGCACAATCTGTAATGCCGGGAACTGGCTTCTCCAGAGAATAAACCAATCCCAATCATTATTCATATCGCTATGAAACAGATCGCCCAGAAAAATTAACTTCTCCGGTCTGTGTTCGTAGATCAGGTCCGACAGTACGGCCAGGTCGCTTTGCTCCATATCGCGCGGTACTGCTATGCCCGCCTTTCGGAAATGCCCAACCTTGCCCAAATGCACATCTGCAATGATCAGGGCGTTTTGTTGTTGCCAGTAAATAGCTTTTTGTGGTAATAATAAAAGATCCTGCCCCAGCAGGTTAAAAGAAGTAGCCGCACTAATCATTAAGGCAAAGGTACACAAGCCCCCCGGCCCCCTAAAGGGGGAGTGGAAATATTTTTTTATTTAGGGTGTAACCTGTTTAAAAAACGTGTGGTCATAGTTTACAAATACACCACAACGGGGTATTTGCAGAGATAAAGAACAATATTAACTTAATTAAAAAAACAAATATTATGGGCGCAGGTGAATTGGGTGTATTAGCAGGAATAATAATACCCCTCAGCTTATTCGCAATGATCTTCGGGATCGTTTATTTAAACAAACGGGAGAAATTAGCAATGATCGAAAGAAACATGGATCCAAGGAGTTATAAACCGCAATCGGCTCCTTATCAAAATTTAAAATGGGGCTTGCTGCTCATCGGTTCAGGTATCGGCTTGTTTTTAGCCTATGTTTTAAACCGTGGTATATTCAATAGTTTTGATGACGATGTTTTCTTTTTATATGTATCGCTGATAGCTGTTTTTGGAGGAGCCGGTCTGTTTTTATCATACCGCATCGAAAAAAGGGAAGTGCTGGATAAAGAAGAAAAGGTTTTTGAAAAGTAACGAACACTCCTGGCAATATTGAAGCCCCTGCAAAACAGGGGCTTTTTTGTTGACTATTATCGCTGTAAAGACCGGATTGCTGATTGCCGGATACGAAGAGTTTTGAGTGTTTTACTCAATCCCGTACCGCTCTTTAAATAAATTTAAATGGTGGCGTTCGTGTCCGGCCAGCATATATACAAATGATATAACGGTAAACAGATGGTTACTGGCTATCCCGGTACGGGCTAATTGTTCATCGGTGAAAGCTTTAACCATGTACAGGTTAGCCTGGCGTAAGGCCCGGAACTCTTCGGCAAGGTCTTTTATATCCTGGCTATTAAAGTCGGTATTGTTAACATATACATCCTGATCAAAACCAGGCAGTTCGGTATAGTTGCGTGAAAATACCAGGGCGCGGTAGGCAAAGGTTCGCTCGGTATCAATCATGTGCCCCAAAGCCTGTTTAACTGTCCATTTGTCCGGAGCGTAGGCATATAAACCCTGCTCGTTGGTTAAATTGCTGAACAGCTTGTAGCTGGTATCCATTTGCTGTTCAAGCATGTTAATTACATTATTGTCGCCAACAAGCCCCACATATCCCGCTGCAAACGGCGAATAATCACCTGGTTTTGGTTTTGTTATCATTGCGCGTGTTTTTTAATACTATCCTGAAAGTTGTTCCCTTCCCTACTTCCGAATCCTTCACAAAAATCTGCCCGTTATGGTAGTTCTCCACTATACGTTTGGT includes:
- the pdeM gene encoding ligase-associated DNA damage response endonuclease PdeM, whose amino-acid sequence is MISAATSFNLLGQDLLLLPQKAIYWQQQNALIIADVHLGKVGHFRKAGIAVPRDMEQSDLAVLSDLIYEHRPEKLIFLGDLFHSDMNNDWDWFILWRSQFPALQIVLIRGNHDIIADKHYHNLNIELHDELLIGPFLMMHHPLANDQEEKAGYVFCGHIHPGVNLSGKARQSITLPCFAFGGKQGILPSFGKFTGRVAIRSVQTDRIFAVLKDKVVPIA
- a CDS encoding DUF6249 domain-containing protein; this translates as MIFGIVYLNKREKLAMIERNMDPRSYKPQSAPYQNLKWGLLLIGSGIGLFLAYVLNRGIFNSFDDDVFFLYVSLIAVFGGAGLFLSYRIEKREVLDKEEKVFEK
- a CDS encoding DinB family protein, whose amino-acid sequence is MITKPKPGDYSPFAAGYVGLVGDNNVINMLEQQMDTSYKLFSNLTNEQGLYAYAPDKWTVKQALGHMIDTERTFAYRALVFSRNYTELPGFDQDVYVNNTDFNSQDIKDLAEEFRALRQANLYMVKAFTDEQLARTGIASNHLFTVISFVYMLAGHERHHLNLFKERYGIE